Part of the Salinimonas lutimaris genome, CTCGCTGAATAGCTGGTTAAGCGTAACCCATAATGCCGCCCGGGAGCCGCCAGTCTGCTCAGCCGCGTGGCCGGTAAGATCCAGCACCGTAAACGCCCGGGGACGAAGTACCGGCTGGTCGCCCTGCAAGGTAATAACACTGCCCTGCCCGTGAAACAGATAATCGGTGTAGGAAATCGTTGTGGCAGCAGAGGTCACCCCTTCGATGCGAGACACATCAAGCAAGGTGGAGTCAGGATTAATTGCATAGCTGACATCAAATGCCAGGCCGGTATTAGATAGCTGGGTTTTATCGACCGACGCATCGACGACCCCGGCCCAGGACTCAACCTCAACCAACCCTAATGAGGTCATTGCCCCGACCAGACCGGGTGTGACCACTTTGCCGGTGGCATCAATAGTTTGGTAGCCATCCGGCACATTGATAGTCTCAGTCACTTTTTCGACCTTGCCGTCTTTCAGCAGTAGCATGCCGTTTTCAATAACGCCCTGGTTAGTCTGGGTATAAATGGTGCCACCGGTGATCGCAATATTCTGAGCCTGAGCTGCCATGGTTATCGCAAGAGTGGTTAGTGTGGTGATCAGGGCCTTTTTCATTGTGCTTCTCCTTCCACATGCTGCCCAACTTCAAAATCGCTTACAGGCCAGCTGGCCGGATCGTTCAGGTTAAACGCCAGGCCGCCGTCAATATAAACGCGCTCGGCTTTGGTATAGGTAGAAAACGGATTGCCATTCCACAACACTAAATCGGCATTTTTGCCAGCTTCAAGTGAACCAGTTTTGTCATAAATACCCAGGGATTTGGCAGGATTTGCAGACAGCCAGGTCCAGGCTTCTGCCAGGGTGAAGTTAAGGCCGGCGCGATTGCCGTCGGACCAGGCTTTGGCGGCTTCCTGATTAAGTCGCTGAATACCCAGCTCACTGTCGGAGTGAACAATAGCACAGGCACCAGCACTGGCTACCATGGGTATGTTTTCGCGAATACCATCATAGGCCTCCATTTTAAACCCCCACCAATCGGCCCACAGCGACGAACACACATTATTTTCTTGCAGTTTATCAGCAATTTTGTAGGCTTCTACGGCATGATGAAATGCGCTGATCTGGTAGCCAAATTCTTTCATCATGTCCATCATGGTGACCATTTCGTCAGCACGGTAGCAATGCATATGGACCAGAATATCGCCTTTGAGCACTCCTGCCATAGTTTCCAGATCCAGATCCCGTTTCGGCGGTGTGGACGTTTTACCGGCGCTGATTTCCTGTTCGTACTTTTCCCATTTGGCAATATAGTCCTGGGCGTCAGACCACGCCTGACGATATCCGCGCACATTGCCCATGCGGGTCATCGGGCCGCCTTTCTGACCATAAACGCGCTTGGGATTTTCACCGCAGGCCATTTTCATGCCGTAAGGCGCATCGGGAAACTTCATATCCTGCATAGTTCGGTTTGGTACGTTTTTCAGCACCACTGAACGACCGCCAAACAAATTAGCTGAGCCAGGCAGAATTTGCAGGGTGGTGACACCACCGGCCAGCGCTTTTACAAAACCGGCGTCCTGAGGCCACACCGAATGTTCGGCCCACACCCCCGGGGTTACCGGCTTAGTCATTTCATTACCATCCGATAATGAACCAATAGAGGGTGATGGATATACGCCCAGGTGACTGTGATTATCAATAATGCCCGGTGTTACCCATTTGCCCTGCCCATCAATGATTGTGGCGTTAGCCGGATAATCCACAGTGCTGCCAACAGCTACAATTTTTCCTTGTTTAAAAAAGAGCATGCCTTTGTCAATTTGCTGACCGGTGCCATCCACAATCGTCACATTGGTGATTACCGTGGGCTCACCCTCGATAGGCGAATAAGTACTTGGATACGGGTTGGGATTTGCCCCTAAAAAGGTATTTTGCGTATCAGAGGCAGCTGTTGCGGTTTTGTCAGGCGACTGCGTAGACTGGCAGCCAGCCATAAAAACCGGCAGCAGGCAAGCCAGTAGCCTGGCTGTACGAAAGCGGAAGTTTGCCATTTGTGTTTCCTAGCGTTAGGTATTGTTATTAACAGCATAGTTAATGCTACTTTTATTCTAGGTTAACGCTACTTTAAGCAAATGGCTAAAAGAAGTTAGTTTACGATTAAGCGACGTACTCTTGCGAGGACTGACGATTTAGCACCGCCACAATCTCGTCAGCTTTGTTTAACCGGCGAATATCATTGAACAGGAGTTCCGCCTGCGGGTACTGACGCTTTAAATAACCACACCACTGTTTGATTCGATTGGGATAATACCGGCCTTTATCACCGTAAATCTCATAGCCGGAATATTTGATCAACAAACTGGCCAGTTCCGGCCAGGACATAGGGGCCTGCCCCTGCTTGATGCACTGTGCCAGATTAGGCAGAGCCAGTGCACCGCGGCCAATCATGATATCATCGCAGGCTGATTCCAGGCGACAGCGCTGGGCATCTTCGGCACTCCAGACCTCACCATTCGCTATCACCGGCAAAGACACCTGCTGCCTGATACGAGCAACCCAGTCCCAGTATGCCGGCGGACGATACCCCTCAGTTTTGGTTCTGGCATGCACCACCAACGACGAAGCGCCGGCTTCATCAATAGCCCGGGCATTATCCAGCGCCAGCGATTTGTCCTCAAATCCAAGCCGAATTTTGGCCGTCACCGGAAACTGGACAGGCACTGCATCACGCACCGTTTTGACAATGTTGTACAAGGTTTCTGTTTCTTTGAGCAGAACCGCCCCGCCCTTACTTTTATTCACCGTTTTTGCCGGACAGCCAAAATTCAGGTCCACACCGGGTGAACCTAACTCTACTGCCATCAGCGCATTTTCTGCCAGCCACTGCGGATGCTGGCCTAATAACTGGACTCTTACCGGCACACCAGAGCGGGTCTTGCCCCCGTTATGCAGTTCCGGACACATCCGGTAAAATGTTTTTGCCGGTAGTTTCTGATCCACCACCCGGACAAATTCTGTGACGCATAAATCGAACCCGCCGATCTCAGTCAACATTTCCCGCATAAGATGATCAACAACGCCCTCCATCGGGGCCAGCATAACCTGCATAACTGTGTTTATTCCGCTTCAAAAATTGGCGGCGAAGTGTACCAAATTGAGGTGGGGCGCGCTAAGAAAATGCGTTTATGAAGAGGCTTTTTCGCGTAAAGCGCATTGATGAATAATCATATGTTTTTGCCTATTGCTGAACTGCTGCCATTTTATAATTTCATCAATATGCCGGTGACAACCCGCACAGATTTCTTCATCAGACAGTTTACAGTAGCCAATACAAGGGCTTAAAGAATGAGGTTGGTGATCAGGCATGTTCAGAGGTAACCGGTGTATAGGATTGCCAGATACAGACATACACGCCAAACAGCCCCCGGAGGTACTGTTCAAACTCGTCGCGACTGGAAGTCTGGACACTCACTAATTGTTGTTTAATGCCGGTATACACCAGCGCAGTAAATTCATACATCGCTAAGGCCTCTGTTCATTGAGGCCTTCACTATACATTTGGACGTCTATACATTCAAACGTCTATACGCATATTTGTTATAAACGCGTGGCTAGCAAATAATCTAATCCACCCACGATGGCGGCAACCTGTGCTTCATTGCATATTTCAGCTGTGGCAGACGGGCTGTCCGGATAGACCTCTGTGGTGGTGACAAATTCAGCGTCTGTCATTCCGCCGCACAGGTGCAGTGATTTTTTGTCATAGCAAATCACTCCCTCAGACTGAATTGGCTCACCAATCAGTCGCCCTGACTCATCCGCCGGTGCAATGTGGGTGACTTTTCTGACCGATTCAATTACCGCCTGCTGAAAATCCATTTTTGGATTTGCAGTATTGGCTACCGTGTAAAAACCATCAGGAATTTGCCAGATATCGTGGGTAACGCCATCCCTTGCGGCTAATGCCGGACGAAATTCGCTGTTGTCAGTGTCTGTCGTTTCATGCAAATCAATGTGCATCAACAGTGGCGTATTTAAAGACGCGATAAAGTCCATTACCTGGGCAGATTCTGGTGCCGGGCTATTGGTAAAAAAGGACCGGTTTGGATCCATGGCAGCCTGATTCCAGCGGTTAATAGTTTCATAACCCCACGGGCTGATGCACGGCACAACAATGAAATTAAACTGTGAGGAGTAACGCTGAATATCATGATTGATAAAACGCAGAGCGCCTTGCACACCGCTAGTTTCATAACCGTGTACACCACCGGTGATGAGCACAGTCGGTTTAGACTGTACCATCGGCTCGCTGATGATGGCATAGAGCGGATAGCGCGGTTCATCGTAAGGCAGAGCACCGTATTGCGTTATGGAAAATCCGCTCAATTCATCGGGAATTTTTGCCAGGACTTCTTCAGAATAACTGCGCACAGTCTTCTGGTTTTCAAGCCATTGCTTTTTATGCTCTTCTGTCCAGGGATGGCCCGGTATGCCTATAGGATATTCTTGCATGGTTATGTAGGATCCTTACTGAAAAAAACATGATCCTAGCATATCTGTTACTGTAACGCGGAAATGGTCTTATTCAGCTGTAAAGCAGTTTGAACAGCGGTTAATGCTGTTTTACAGACATAAAAAAACCAGCCCGAAGGCTGGTTTTATATATGGCGTCCCCTAGGGGATTCGAACCCCTGTTACCGCCGTGAAAGGGCGGTGTCCTAGGCCTCTAGACGAAGGGGACAAAAAACCTTCTTTCAAAAGCATGGCTTTTGAGATTTTTTGTAAGGCGAATTCACTTTAGTGAATGAGCGACCTTAACCTAAGAACAGTTTATCAAAAGCGGTGCTTCTGATATTTCAGCGCAAGCAACCGGCTTTATAACTGAAATAATGTTAGACCAGAGAACACTTATGTTCTCAAGCCTATTCCTGGCTACGTACCAGGCAACGCTAAAATGGCGTCCCCTAGGGGATTCGAACCCCTGTTACCGCCGTGAAAGGGCGGTGTCCTAGGCCTCTAGACGAAGGGGACTGAAAATTAGTCACGAAAATATATTTTCGTAATTTTCAGTAAGGCGAAGTGAGCTCTGCGAAACTGAGCGTCATTACTCTTACTGACTTTCAAGTCCTGAAGCATTACGCTTCTGGCCATATGTAAGGCGAATTCACTTTAGTGAATGAGCGACCTTAACCTAAGAACAGTTTATCAAAAGCGGTGCTTCTGATACTTCAGCGCAAGCAACCGGCTTTATAACTGAAATAATGTTAGACCAGAGAACACTTATGCTCTCAAGCCTATTCCTGGTTACGTACCAGGCAACGCTAAAATGGCGTCCCCTAGGGGATTCGAACCCCTGTTACCGCCGTGAAAGGGCGGTGTCCTAGGCCTCTAGACGAAGGGGACAAAAAATCTTCTTTCAAAAGCATGGCTTTTGAGATTTTTTGTAAGGCGAATTCACTTTAGTGAATGAGCGACCTTAACCTAAGAACAGTTTATCAAAAGCGGTACTTCTGATACTTCAGCGCAAGCAACCGGCTTTATAACTGAAATAATGTTAGACCAGAGAACACTTATGCTCTCAAGCCTATCCCTGGTTACGTACCAGGCAACGCTAAAATGGCGTCCCCTAGGGGATTCGAACCCCTGTTACCGCCGTGAAAGGGCGGTGTCCTAGGCCTCTAGACGAAGGGGACAAAAAATCTTCTTTCAAAAGCACGGCTTTTGAGATTTTTTGTAAGGGCGAATTCACTTTAGTGAATGAGCGACCTTAACCTAAGAACAGTTTATCAAAAGCGGTGCTTCTGATATTTCAGCGCAAGCAATCAGCTTTGTAACTGAAATGATGTTAGACCAGAGACCACTTATGCTCTCAAGCCTATTCCTGGTTACGTACCAGGCAACGCTAAAATGGCGTCCCCTAGGGGATTCGAACCCCTGTTACCGCCGTGAAAGGGCGGTGTCCTAGGCCTCTAGACGAAGGGGACAAAAAATCTTCTTTCAAAAGCATGGCTTTTGAGATTTTTTGTAAGGCGAATTCACTTTAGTGAATGAGCGACCTTAACCTAAGAACTGTTTATCAAAAGCGCTGCTTTTGGGTCTCGGATGATATACCGAGTGACTTAGAATTTGGTGGAGCCAGGCGGGATCGAACCGCCGACCTCCTGCATGCCATGCAGGCGCTCTCCCAGCTGAGCTATGGCCCCGTTTGTATGCCCGACATTTTATTAAATGTCTGCTTTTTACACTAAGGCAAATTCTAAGATGGCGTCCCCTAGGGGATTCGAACCCCTGTTACCGCCGTGAAAGGGCGGTGTCCTAGGCCTCTAGACGAAGGGGACAAAAAATCTTCTTTCAAAAGCATGGCTTTTGAGATTTTTTGTAAGGCGAATTCACTTCAGTGAATGAGCGACCTTAACCTAAGAACAGTTTGTCAAAAGCCTGGCTTTTGAATCTCAGTTAACGTACCGAGCAACGTACAATTTGGTGGAGCCAGGCGGGATCGAACCGCCGACCTCCTGCATGCCATGCAGGCGCTCTCCCAGCTGAGCTATGGCCCCGTCATGCGTCGACAACCACACTGTATTTTTGTGTGCCTGTTCCGTGACAGCGGGGCGCATTCTAGGCATACCCCACTGTCGTGTCAACGCTTTTTTGGGGAGTTTATTAAGAATTTTCTCTATTTGCTATAAAAGCAATCGCTTTGTCGATTCTTTGATCTATTTTTGCCTGAGAAATAAGATTCAGGGTTAAATCCAGCGATGGTGAGTTCCCTCCACCGGTAACCGCAACACGCAAAGGCATACCTACTTTACCCATACCAACTTCTAATTCTTCGGCTGTAGCATTAATAGCAGCCTGAATATTTTCAGGTGTCCACTCATTTATAGCTGCCAGTTTTGTTTTAGCCACCATTAATGGCTCTTTAGCAACAGGGCGAAGGTGCTTTTTAGCCGCTGCAGCATCAAACTCTTCAAAGTCTTCATAAAAATAACGACTGATTTGCGCCATCTCTTTCAGATTTTTAACCCGGTCAGCCTGGACAGTCACTACTTTTTCTAATGCTGGGCCGCCAGACAAATCGATATTTTGATCATCAAAGTGCCATTTTGCATACCCAGCGACTTCTTCTACCGGCATACTCTTCATATAGTGCTGGTTTAGCCAAATCAGTTTTTCAGTATTAAATGCCGAAGCCGACTGACCAATTGCATCCAGGCTGAAATGTTCAATCATTTCATCCAGAGTAAAAATTTCCTGATCGCCATGGCCCCACCCTAACCGAACCAAATAATTGATTAGTGCTTGTGGCAAATAGCCGTCATCACGATATTGCATAACACTAACAGCATTGTATCGCTTGGATAGTTTCTTGCCGTCTTCACCCAATATCATCGAAACATGAGCATATTCAGGTACAGGTGCGCCCAGCGCTTCTAATATATTAATCTGACGAGGCGTGTTGTTGATATGATCTTCACCACGAACTACATGGGTTATGCCCATATCCCAGTCATCAACTACCACACAGAAGTTATAAGTCGGCGTGCCGTCGCTTCGCTGAATCACCAGGTCATCAAGCTCGGTATTACTTATCTCAATTTTTCCGCGAATGTGATCATTAATGACAACCTTTCCTTCCAGCGGATTTTTAAAGCGGATAGCAAAAGGTTGCCCTTCAGGATGGTCGGTACGGTCACGCCAAGTACCAGGGTAACGAGGTTTTTCGCCACGCTCTTTTTGCGCTTCACGTATTTGGTCCAGCTCTTCACTGGTCATAAAGCATTTATAGGCTTTTCCTTCCGCCAATAGCTTTTCGATAAGCTCTTTATAACGGTCGAAGCGTTCGGTTTGTAAATAAGGCCCTTTGTCATAGTTAAGACCCAGCCAATCCATACCATCTAAAATAGCTTGTTTGGCGTCATCGGTAGAACGCTCTATATCTGTATCTTCAATACGAAGGACAAATTCCCCACCCTGACTTTTTGCATAAAGCCAAGAATAAAGTGCAGTACGTGCGCCACCCACATGAAGGTAACCTGTT contains:
- a CDS encoding amidohydrolase is translated as MANFRFRTARLLACLLPVFMAGCQSTQSPDKTATAASDTQNTFLGANPNPYPSTYSPIEGEPTVITNVTIVDGTGQQIDKGMLFFKQGKIVAVGSTVDYPANATIIDGQGKWVTPGIIDNHSHLGVYPSPSIGSLSDGNEMTKPVTPGVWAEHSVWPQDAGFVKALAGGVTTLQILPGSANLFGGRSVVLKNVPNRTMQDMKFPDAPYGMKMACGENPKRVYGQKGGPMTRMGNVRGYRQAWSDAQDYIAKWEKYEQEISAGKTSTPPKRDLDLETMAGVLKGDILVHMHCYRADEMVTMMDMMKEFGYQISAFHHAVEAYKIADKLQENNVCSSLWADWWGFKMEAYDGIRENIPMVASAGACAIVHSDSELGIQRLNQEAAKAWSDGNRAGLNFTLAEAWTWLSANPAKSLGIYDKTGSLEAGKNADLVLWNGNPFSTYTKAERVYIDGGLAFNLNDPASWPVSDFEVGQHVEGEAQ
- the dusC gene encoding tRNA dihydrouridine(16) synthase DusC — its product is MQVMLAPMEGVVDHLMREMLTEIGGFDLCVTEFVRVVDQKLPAKTFYRMCPELHNGGKTRSGVPVRVQLLGQHPQWLAENALMAVELGSPGVDLNFGCPAKTVNKSKGGAVLLKETETLYNIVKTVRDAVPVQFPVTAKIRLGFEDKSLALDNARAIDEAGASSLVVHARTKTEGYRPPAYWDWVARIRQQVSLPVIANGEVWSAEDAQRCRLESACDDIMIGRGALALPNLAQCIKQGQAPMSWPELASLLIKYSGYEIYGDKGRYYPNRIKQWCGYLKRQYPQAELLFNDIRRLNKADEIVAVLNRQSSQEYVA
- a CDS encoding DUF1289 domain-containing protein, which produces MSVSGNPIHRLPLNMPDHQPHSLSPCIGYCKLSDEEICAGCHRHIDEIIKWQQFSNRQKHMIIHQCALREKASS
- a CDS encoding M14 family metallopeptidase, with product MQEYPIGIPGHPWTEEHKKQWLENQKTVRSYSEEVLAKIPDELSGFSITQYGALPYDEPRYPLYAIISEPMVQSKPTVLITGGVHGYETSGVQGALRFINHDIQRYSSQFNFIVVPCISPWGYETINRWNQAAMDPNRSFFTNSPAPESAQVMDFIASLNTPLLMHIDLHETTDTDNSEFRPALAARDGVTHDIWQIPDGFYTVANTANPKMDFQQAVIESVRKVTHIAPADESGRLIGEPIQSEGVICYDKKSLHLCGGMTDAEFVTTTEVYPDSPSATAEICNEAQVAAIVGGLDYLLATRL
- the gltX gene encoding glutamate--tRNA ligase, which gives rise to MSVVTRFAPSPTGYLHVGGARTALYSWLYAKSQGGEFVLRIEDTDIERSTDDAKQAILDGMDWLGLNYDKGPYLQTERFDRYKELIEKLLAEGKAYKCFMTSEELDQIREAQKERGEKPRYPGTWRDRTDHPEGQPFAIRFKNPLEGKVVINDHIRGKIEISNTELDDLVIQRSDGTPTYNFCVVVDDWDMGITHVVRGEDHINNTPRQINILEALGAPVPEYAHVSMILGEDGKKLSKRYNAVSVMQYRDDGYLPQALINYLVRLGWGHGDQEIFTLDEMIEHFSLDAIGQSASAFNTEKLIWLNQHYMKSMPVEEVAGYAKWHFDDQNIDLSGGPALEKVVTVQADRVKNLKEMAQISRYFYEDFEEFDAAAAKKHLRPVAKEPLMVAKTKLAAINEWTPENIQAAINATAEELEVGMGKVGMPLRVAVTGGGNSPSLDLTLNLISQAKIDQRIDKAIAFIANRENS